A genomic segment from Gossypium hirsutum isolate 1008001.06 chromosome D04, Gossypium_hirsutum_v2.1, whole genome shotgun sequence encodes:
- the LOC107899551 gene encoding chlorophyll synthase, chloroplastic-like (The RefSeq protein has 2 substitutions compared to this genomic sequence) — protein MSSVLNTVSSLRLSRVYNSNNNNHLRLPIHSVLTPPSVSFTRRRLTIRAADTDTNEVKSKAPDKAPAGGGSSFNQLLGIKGAAQETDKWKIRLQLTKPVTWPPLVWGVVCGAAASGNFHWNLEDVAKSILCMIMSGPCLTGYTQTLNDWYDREIDAINEPYRPIPSGAISENEVISQIWLLLLGGLGIAGLLDVWAGHDFPIVFYLALGGSLLSYIYSAPPLKLKQNGWIGNFALGASYISLPWWAGQALFGTLTPDIVVLTLLYSIAGLGIAIVNDFKSIEGDKALGLQSLPVAFGAETAKWICVGAIDITQLSIAGYLLGAGKPYYALALVALIFPQVVFQFQYFLKDPVKYDVKYQASAQPFLVLGLLVTALATSH, from the exons ATGTCGTCCGTACTCAACACTGTATCATCCTTGAGGCTATCCAGAGTTTACAATAGCAACAACAACAATCACCTGCGACTCCCAATTCACTCCGTTTTAACTCCTCCTTCTGTCTCCTTCACCa gACGGAGATTGACTATCAGAGCGGCGGACACTGATACTAAtgaag TAAAATCCAAGGCACCGGATAAGGCACCCGCCGGCGGTGGTTCTAGCTTCAACCAACTTCTTGGTATCAAAGGAGCTGCTCAAGAAACT GATAAATGGAAGATTCGTCTTCAACTTACAAAGCCAGTTACTTGGCCCCCATTGGTATGGGGAGTAGTTTGTGGAGCTGCTGCTTCAG GAAACTTCCACTGGAATTTGGAGGATGTTGCCAAGTCAATTCTTTGCATGATAATGTCGGGTCCATGTCTAACAGGCTATACTCAG ACTCTCAATGATTGGTATGATAGAGAGATTGATGCAATTAATGAGCCTTATCGCCCGATCCCTTCAGGAGCAATATCTGAGAATGAG GTTATTAGCCAAATCTGGTTGCTACTCTTAGGGGGCCTTGGCATAGCTGGTTTACTAGACGTGTGG GCAGGGCATGACTTCCCTATTGTATTCTACCTTGCTTTGGGAGGATCCTTGCTATCATACATATACTCTGCTCCTCCTTTAAAG TTGAAACAAAATGGCTGGATAGGAAATTTTGCTCTTGGAGCAAGCTATATCAGTTTGCCCTG GTGGGCCGGTCAAGCATTGTTTGGGACACTTACACCAGACATAGTTGTTCTCACACTCTTGTACAGCATAGCTGGG TTGGGTATCGCCATTGTTAATGACTTTAAAAGTATCGAAGGAGACAAAGCTCTAGGATTGCAG TCACTTCCTGTAGCCTTTGGTGCTGAAACAGCTAAATGGATTTGTGTTGGTgctattgacataactcaattatcTATAGCTG GGTATCTTCTAGGGGCTGGTAAGCCGTATTATGCACTCGCCCTAGTTGGTTTAATAGTTCCACAAGTTGTATTTCAG TTCCAGTACTTTCTAAAGGATCCTGTCAAGTATGATGTAAAGTATCAG GCAAGTGCACAACCATTTCTGGTTCTTGGTTTACTGGTGACTGCTTTAGCAACGAGCCATTGA
- the LOC107898459 gene encoding uncharacterized protein, translating into MNMLLPFLMGCHLSMNRSLRLSLPVRCLTMFTVLLLYFLTLKHDNMLQYLRLLVQLIWCHINLQILLLTACLHQCIGYRPPPPPQTNFYMFGTRSPIVPWMPSSMPIASPTSSSPQSGWFSPPAPITNWTNPFALTSPQHGNAPPSATPQSQAYLATPETMADNAWYLDSGATHHQKNSATSLGESMFYNGPVSGS; encoded by the exons ATGAACATGTTACTGCCATTCTTAATGGGCTGTCACCTGAGTATGAATCGGTCATTACGATTATCACTGCCAGTCAGGTGCCTTACAATGTTCACGGTGTTACTACTATACTTCTTGACGCTGAAGCACGACAACATGTTACAATATTTGAGACTCCTAGTTCAGCTAATCTGGTGTCACATCAATCTACAGATCCTGCTGTTGACAGCGTGCCTGCACCAGTGTATAGGCTACAGACCTCCTCCCCCTCCGCAGACAAATTTCTACATGTTTGGAACTAGATCTCCCATTGTACCCTGGATGCCATCATCTATGCCCATTGCATCTCCTACTAGTTCAAGTCCACAATCAGGTTGGTTTTCTCCACCTGCCCCAATTACCAACTGGACTAATCCATTTGCTCTTACTTCTCCACAGCATGGTAATGCACCTCCTTCAGCAACTCCACAATCTCAGGCTTATCTTGCAACTCCTGAAACAATGGCTGACAATGCTTGGTACCTTGACTCAGGTGCAACACATCACCAGAAAAATTCAGCTACTTCACTAGGTGAAAGTATGTTTTACAATGGTCCAG TGTCAGGTTCGTGA